One window from the genome of Hippoglossus hippoglossus isolate fHipHip1 chromosome 10, fHipHip1.pri, whole genome shotgun sequence encodes:
- the lrit3a gene encoding leucine-rich repeat, immunoglobulin-like domain and transmembrane domain-containing protein 3a, with translation MRRLLCVHVFLCCLSMAHPFCPSQCTCVFHGRNDGIGTRSVLCNDPDMSDIPVNVPVDTVKLRIEKTAVRRVPTEAFYYLSDLRYLWITYNSINSVDTGSFYNLKVLHELRLDGNMISMFPWESLKEMPRLRTLDLHNNRLTNVPTEAIPYLLNITYLDLSSNKLATLPSNLMDIWPPFNGAPISKNSSQKIVLGLQDNPWYCDCKISKLIEISKMTDSPVVLMDLFLTCSAPENLAGVLFQRAELDNCVKPIVMTSATKITSYLGSNVLLRCDATGMPTPNLYWARSEGSPVNNTVQESPGEGIKWSIMSLHGILPKDAGNYSCKATNVAGSAEATISLSVAGTISTTVPPVRQSTATAPTSQGTTLTPTTEISASTIVTSTVPPRTTPTQPTVPKKPKTTPSNGLQKGSLKQMKNQQGENGRKLAADEKSKKSDASKSVKDLKIVEETADSAVLLWTADGLPNDAPLTVVYSPYGEDDTKRTEETNAGSGKVLLEGLSSGMRYSVCLIAKGSDAGKDPCIDFYTLEIVEDGGQNQLFMIISGIACALILPLIALLLYKILALYWKGRDPALDEEELEKESYVKFETISMKQRTLNSHPTEFWARRATHDSERMLLCSRSSIDSQMTYKSDSSRSEYLC, from the exons ATGCGTCGACTTCTCTGCGTGCACGTATTCCTATGCTGCCTCAGTATGGCTCATCCCTTCTGTCCGTCGCAGTGCACCTGTGTCTTCCATGGACGTAATGATGGAATAGGAACCAG ATCTGTGCTCTGCAATGACCCAGACATGTCTGATATCCCTGTCAACGTTCCAGTGGATACGGTTAAACTTCGCATTGAGAAAACCGCTGTACGCCGAGTCCCAACAGAAGCTTTTTACTACCTGTCGGATCTGCGGTACCTGTGGATTACTTACAATTCCATAAACTCAGTGGATACTGGAAGTTTTTACAACCTCAAAGTGCTCCACGAACTCAGGCTGGATGGAAATATGATCTCCATGTTCCCCTGGGAGTCTCTAAAAGAGATGCCAAGGCTGCGGACACTGGATCTGCACAACAACAGACTCACCAATGTTCCCACTGAGGCTATCCCCTACCTCCTCAACATCACCTACTTGGATTTATCCAGCAATAAATTAGCAACCCTGCCCTCTAACCTCATGGATATCTGGCCTCCCTTCAATGGAGCCCCCATTTCTAAGAACTCCTCGCAGAAAATCGTGTTAG GTCTCCAAGATAATCCCTGGTACTGTGACTGTAAAATCTCCAAGCTTATAGAGATTTCCAAAATGACAGACAGCCCAGTGGTGTTAATGGACTTGTTCCTGACCTGCAGTGCACCGGAGAATCTGGCTGGGGTCCTTTTTCAACGTGCTGAACTTGACAATTGTGTAAAACCTATAGTCATGACCTCTGCAACCAAGATCACATCTTATCTGGGCAGCAACGTTCTCCTGCGATGTGATGCCACAGGGATGCCAACACCAAATCTGTACTGGGCTAGATCAGAAGGCTCACCAGTTAACAACACAG TTCAGGAGTCACCTGGAGAGGGCATAAAGTGGTCCATCATGAGTTTGCATGGAATATTGCCCAAAGACGCTGGGAACTACAGCTGCAAAGCTACGAATGTTGCTGGCAGCGCAGAAGCCACTATTTCTCTCTCAGTTGCTGGTACCATCAGTACCACGGTGCCGCCAGTGAGGCAAAGCACGGCGACTGCACCGACCAGCCAAGGCACAACACTGACTCCCACTACGGAAATATCTGCCTCAACTATTGTAACATCTACAGTTCCTCCGAGAACAACACCAACCCAACCTACTGTACCCAAGAAGCCGAAAACTACCCCCAGCAACGGTTTACAGAAAGGCTCACTCAAACAAATGAAGAACCAGCAAGGAGAGAACGGGAGGAAGCTCGCAGCAGATGAAAAAAGCAAGAAAAGCGACGCATCGAAGTCCGTCAAGGACCTGAAGATTGTAGAGGAGACAGCTGACAGTGCAGTGTTGCTCTGGACAGCAGATGGGTTACCAAACGATGCCCCACTAACAGTTGTATATTCCCCCTATGGTGAGGATGACACCAAAAGGACAGAAGAAACTAATGCTGGCAGTGGAAAAGTCCTTCTAGAGGGTCTTTCCTCTGGGATGAGGTACTCAGTTTGCCTCATAGCAAAAGGTAGTGATGCAGGAAAGGATCCGTGCATTGACTTCTACACACTGGAGATTGTAGAGGATGGTGGTCAGAACCAGCTCTTCATGATTATAAGCGGCATTGCCTGTGCTTTGATTTTGCCTCTCATTGCCCTGTTGCTCTACAAGATCCTCGCTCTCTACTGGAAAGGGCGTGACCCAGCTctggatgaggaggagctggaaaaagAGAGCTATGTCAAGTTCGAGACGATTTCAATGAAACAACGAACTCTGAACTCTCATCCCACTGAGTTTTGGGCAAGGAGAGCAACCCATGACTCAGAGCGCATGCTCCTTTGCTCCAGGTCGAGCATAGACTCTCAGATGACCTATAAGAGTGACAGTTCCCGGTCTGAGTATCTCTGCTGA
- the gpm6aa gene encoding glycoprotein M6Aa gives MEEDMDEGQTQKGCLECCIKCLGGIPYPSLIATILLYAGVALFCGCGHEALSGTVTILQNYFEVMRSPVDALDVFTMIDIIKYVIYGIASAFFVYGILLMVEGFFTSGAIKDLYGDFKITTCGRCVSAWFIMLTYIFMLAWLGVTAFTSLPVFIYFNIWNICQNATVLEGATLCLDPRQYGIVPIAEAKTVCAGSEKFFKMCESNELDMTFHLFICALAGAGAAVIAMIHYLMVLSANWAYVKDACRMQKYEDIKSKEEQELHDIHSTRSKERLNAYT, from the exons gatGCCTTGAATGCTGCATCAAATGCCTGGGTGGGATTCCGTACCCATCCCTCATAGCCACCATCTTGCTGTATGCCGGCGTGGCTCTGTTCTGCGGCTGCGGACATGAGGCCCTTTCCGGCACCGTCACCATCCTGCAGAACTACTTTGAGGTGATGCGGAGCCCTGTGGACGCACTGGATGTGTTCACCAT GATTGACATCATAAAGTACGTGATCTACGGCATCGCCTCAGCTTTCTTCGTCTATGGCATCCTGCTGATGGTGGAGGGCTTCTTCACCAGTGGAGCCATCAAAGACCTGTATGGAGACTTCAAGATCACCACCTGTGGACGCTGTGTCAGCGCTTGG TTCATCATGCTGACATACATCTTCATGCTGGCTTGGCTCGGAGTCACTGCTTTCACCTCCCTGCCGGTCTTTATAtacttcaacatctggaacatctgCCAAAACGCTACCGTGCTGGAAGGGGCCACACTCTGCCTGGACCCACGCCAGTATG GAATCGTGCCAATCGCCGAGGCGAAAACCGTGTGTGCTGGATCGGAGAAATTCTTCAAGATGTGTGAATCCAATGAG CTCGACATGACGTTCCACTTGTTCATCTGTGCCCTCgctggagcaggagctgctGTCATTGCTATG ATCCACTACTTGATGGTGCTGTCCGCCAACTGGGCCTACGTGAAGGACGCCTGCCGGATGCAGAAGTACGAGGACATCAAGtcgaaggaggagcaggagcttCACGACATCCACTCCACTCGCTCCAAGGAGCGTCTCAACGCCTACACATAA